The stretch of DNA tatgacgtTTTTTCATCACTTGCATGCaatagtgattttcatttacattgagtactaatttcatttgagaaaaataatgttcattcataatttttattttaaaagtgtgtttattccttttgaaaatccattctgtcatgcctattccccaaaTACGTAACATCGAAAATTCGTTGGTCGAAAATACAGAATGATTAACAAAACGAATCGGCATCACTTTTTCTTCAACGATGAACTGTCATCTCACACCAAAACAACCGGATCATATAACTGGTGAGTATGGaatctttttctgttttttattttatatattttttcagtttggaGTTTGTGGAATAGATAGGTTTTTACTTTATGAATCTGGAACGAACGGATTGCTACCGGCGGCATTCCTGAACGCAATTGGGTCCAACACGGAAGCTAAACTAGTTCATATGCATCCGGACAACGTTGCCCAGAAGCAGGCACAACAAGCAATGAATTTCGATACGGAACAACTGAGCAGATGCATATCAGTGAAAGTTTATTCCGTTCTGAGACATTTCTACCAACGAAGTAAGGACACGAACGGTATTGAATTGAATGATGCTAAGCCAGATCAACAGTGTGGGGAGACTGACGGTGTAGATTCGCCACAGGTGGAAATTAATCACAAACGCAAGATGTGACATTATCAGATTCTCCCATAGTGGTTTCTTACCAGGTATACTATTAGATAGCAGACATTTTAAAAtactaattattttattttatttcagctatgaatacacccGTTCGGATGATGTGGCTTTTTTGCTTCCATCAACTGGTGAATGAGAAAAATGACTTCCCCCATCACCACagtgcttatttccacttctattACAGCAGTCAACAGCATCGGCTTTCCCGTAGCAGTATCCTCCAAGCCATGGTGGCTGTTCCAGGGGAaaacatcaacagcagcagcatctgGACCTGACCATCGATAGTGTTTCGAGCAACTTTCCATATCGGAGATctcgtgcttcgcgcacattgaagaaacctcctcagccacatatgtgTGTCAAGGAGAAAAAGGAGCTGGAttcgaatcgtcaatccagacaacccgaaTGTACCGATTACATtatatatcttgtttatattttatatgcattttgtgtttttttgaataaaatgattaaaatcgatcaatgtttttccttttcatgtttcataacaaaccaatacaaacaagagacgatcagtgTTGGAAGCAGCGTTAcatgcaggtcgacgccttgcacatgttggcaaaaaagtggcgtcaagttgttcgatgaatgcatatgaaaggtcgataactcgattgcaaggtggcagcatttgaggtcgattgttgacatttcatcgacccgatcttggcaggcaaaacggaatgtgggaaaCTGcttaaaagtattcgattagtggatgaacgattaatttcaaaaatcggggatcactaaccaCTACACAATGAATTTGCCGATGCATCTAAAAATAGATTGCATTCTTAGAAGGTTCTTCAAAAATCCCCTCCGCCCGTCGTATCAGTTGAGCGCAAACTTCGATAGCGAACGGAACACGAACGATGGAAGCTACTTGGCAAAGACTAATCACCGAATTCAGGGGACGCGCAGACTTGCACGGAGAAGCACTTCGACACATAGAAACCATGGTTCTTCGCGGCCAACCCACTGGAAATATCGATCggaatttggtggaaaaatACACGGAGGCGCAGAATGCCACCCAGGTTATGAATGTGATCGCGTATGCCACCGGACTTGTAGCTCCTGAGGCATTGGAAGCTAGTGATGCCGCACTGACGGGGCAGGAGTTATTCCTGATTCCGGAGAAGTATCGGAAATGGCTCGAAGGAGTGGTCGGACAAATGCCGTGCTATCGGTTTCTCCTGCTTCCGCTTACTTTTGCAATCAAATCGAATGATCAGTGGCGCATACATTCGACGCTCGTTATCAAGACTCGGAACAGGGGAGATGACATCCACTACATCGACATGATGGGTCGAGTTTATCTCAGATTCAGCCAATTTTTGGAGGAAAACAAGTTCCCATTTGCCGTGCTTTGTTTCCCAGCAGAAGGAGTGATTGACTTTGATGAACGTAATGAAATTATAGTGAGCTACAAAGTGGTCGGCTTCAAGAACACACTTTTGACTGCTGCTGATGTTTTGGTTACCACATTCGGCTTCCTTGGTGGCTTTCTCATGCCGTTCAAAGCGGTGAACATGGCGACGGGGATCTATTTCACCGGACGGAGTTTAACAGAACTGTGCGACGCCGCTAGACACGGAACATCGCTGAATCCATTTAAGGTTTTTCTTCCCACAAATGCAGCCAAAATAAGAGAAACACATAAAATGTTATCGTTTTTTCCTCGTAGAACCCTGAAGCTGCTCTCAATTGGTTCCAGGTGGCGGCAAACATATGTTCCATCGCAGTGATAGGCGTCCaaagttggttcctcctcgatGAGGTCTGTTCAGCACTCAAATTGAGTCGCTATGTGAACCCTGTCGGAACAGCGGCACGTATCTATTTCGCACAGGCTAATTGGGAGGATATGGCCCTGGGAGAGCAGATTTCTCTGTGCTGCAGTTTATGTTTCTTGTACCGAGAGGTTATCACATTGGATAACGGAAGGCTATTACTGCGAGAAGCACAGATCGCAGGTCTTTGCAATACGTTCCGCAGATATGTCCAAGGAACATTCAATTTGGAACGATTTAGATTGCTGTTTACCAATAGCGTAGCGGCTCTTCAAGCTGCCCTGCAAATATCTCTAGAGATTGCCAAAGCAAACATCTCGGTCCAATTGGCGGAAGATTTTATCACTATTTCTTTCTTCGGACATCAATTCCAGTTCGCCAATATCCTCGGCATGGACAGGGATGATATTATCAAATTGATACAGACAGTCCACGCATTGGGCAGCAATATGTCCGATTTGTAACTTGTGAACAAGACCGTAAGATTCACGAGACTCCGCTTACTCTCATTATTTACTCTCGTCCGTCTACAATTGACAAGTCATTCGTTCTGTGTTTGCTGTGTTTATGAGTAACGTGCCGGAAACAGTTAATGTTTTGAGTTCCTCCACACTTCGACTATGTCTGCATTGGAATTATTGAAAGGATACGGCAGTAATGAAGatacagaagaagaagatttcatGGGATTTGCTGAAGAACCCGAAAGTGACAGGTTTCCGCTGAAAACGTTCCTTTTGGAAAAATACGGTCCGGACGCAATTCAACAACCGGTTCAAAATTCAGATGAATCAACAGAAAATGCAATGGAATGCTCGAGTTCAGAAGGGGAAGAGGTGGATTCCGACGGAAGTTTTTTTGCAACCCAGAACAGGAAGTGGAACCGAACCAAAAAAGAAATAAGAAAAGCAAAGATCGCGAAGAATCGCCGGCTGGCTCACAAATTGATCAGCGCAACATGCGGTTGCCGAAAGAATTGTGACCAGATTGTGTCCAAGGACGAACGTGCAATTATTCATGATCAGTTCTGGAAACTCGATCAAGCCGGTCAAACcaatttcatcagagaaaatgTGCATCGTAGCTCACAACCACTCCGACTAAGGAATCGATTCACtgcaaaaaatccgaaaaagaGCTGTTCATATATTTTCAGCTTCCGTCTGTTGAATGGAACGGATGTTCGTGTATGTCGTAAGTTGTTCTTGAACACGATTGGATATGGAGATAACTGTGGGTAGGTAATGAATATTATTTTGTAAAACATAAAGATTGAGTGTTTTTTTATCTGTAGAAACATTATATATCGATCTGTCGCGAGCGATTTTGAAGGAAACCCTAAACCGTCCAAGCGTGGAAAATACGAGAGAAGCCAACAGAAACACGAAGCAGTAAAATCACACATCTTAACTTACAACCCAAGTATTTCGCACTACCGACGAGCCCACGCGCCGAACCGGTATTATCTGCCTTCAGATTTAACCGGAGTTTCCATGCACAACAACTATCAAGAATCGACTCCTCCTGACCTCAAGGTCAATTATTCTTTCTACTCACATGTAATGTCGAGCATGAACATTTCATTGGTTAAATTAGGAAACGAGCAATGCGAGGCCTGTGTCGCGGCCACATTACACCAGAGTACAGTCGAGCATACCGACGAAGAGAATTTTACTGCAGTGTGTTCGACATGCAAATCGCATGTGGAGCATTTGCGATTGGCATCTATGTCCAGATCGGCGTACAAGGACGACGGCGACAAAATCCGCTCAAAAGAGGTTGTATTTGCAGTTGACCTCCAGAAGGTGATTTATTTGAATTGGAGTTATAAAAATTATGCGAAAATTGAATCGACTTTCATTTCAATTCTAATTACAGGTTATCCAGCTTCCCCGTCTAGAAGGCATGAAGTCGATAGTCTTTACACAACGCTTATTAGCATACAACGAAACTTTCGCGCCggttcacaattattcaaaagCGTTTCCCGTTATTGCCTGTGTATGGGACGAATCGACTTCAGGAAGGTCAGCTGGTGACATTACGAGCTgcttcgacaaagttgtggACTGGTGCTGCAGCAATGGCTTGGAAAAAGTTACGTTCTGGCTGGACAATTGTTCCAACCAGAACaaaaattggaatttgttcCTTTATCTGACCCTTCTGCTGAATGCAAAGGAAACTACAGTGAAGCAACTAACTCTAAAGTTCTTCGAATCCGGTCATACGTTTATGGCAGCGGATTCGTTTCACGCTGCTGTGGAAAAAGCAATGCGAAATGGTGAGCCGGTATGCACATTTCCTGAATTCAAACGAGTTGTACAAAAAGCGAAAAGTAACGTTGTTGTGGAAGATATGTCGGtcaatgatttttttgagatgaAAATGACGGTTTCGCAGTATACGTTAACTAACTGCAAGCCACGTCCTTATATCGAGAATATCAGGAAAATCATTTTCGAAAAAGGCAGCTACGAAATGAACTACAGCAGCGCTGTGAATGACAGCGAAAAAATGCATTCTTGTTGCATCATGTCTAAGAAGCAGATGAAGATCGTTATCCATAAGGATTTCAATTTGGCGAATATCCTAACGCGTCGTAAAGATCCAGCTGGTATAACTACCGACCGTAAGAAGGCGCTGTTGAATGCTATTTTGCCAGTTATCAAAGAGGAGCAGAAGCTGTTTTGGAATAACCTTCCTGAGCAATAAGTTTAAGTTCTATGTaacttttgaatgaaattttgagttttttttcgaataaaatggatttaaacaaatttagtgTGTAATATGAGTTTAATTTAAGTTTTACTTTACATAATAAGCACTTCTATTGCTTAGCACGgtttaaaaatgaacaatttaatACATCAGTTAGCTCCCCGCGATCAATGAAGTCAACGTGACTGTTATGCGAATATTTTCGACATGGGACAACACAAACgggtttggatttttcatattttacgaacaaagtctacttttttattatttttttcaaaacttgagATAATTTTGAGCAGATTCccacaaaaaaaccaaaatcattgaaaatcgaCATGGGACGGATATGCGAAGAGCGGCAGTATATTTTGTCACAATAATCAAGGAAAATGGTTAACTTATGCATATCAGATAAAAAATCTTTCATTTCACGGCAATGTTTGCAAATCGTATTTTCAGAGACTGCGTggagaaatttaaaattaaatggCCGCTGCCTCACGCTCTGCGATTATTAAAGCTTCATATAAATAAAAGTGTCTACCCAAAATAACTGAAATGagaccaattttaattacgactgattttttttgtcttctttCTGTAAAACGTATCCACTTTAGCAAGGCAAtttgcaaaggtttttgcatcaattgataggaaatatatctacgcatctatcataacgaataacatttcatttttcttgagataaataattgaataattgtgaaatatcaagcattgttaaaatgcactatgtgcccaatattgattggtccattttgtgctcctcaaatcgtaccgaccaaaacgggcaaccagagcagcagcgaaatagaatgaagcacgattggaaaggaaaaagaaaaaaagacggatgggtaatgtcggggacataaccggagtgacgtaggactatacaaaggggacagcttttgttaaatatatattttaaatatattgttttactttcttctcctacgtgaatacctacctatctacctgaaaaatggattagtttactgtttaatcactcgatatccccatctttcacacagctttcacagttggaaaatttcttcccatccagcttgtgacatgttgttcagtaaattacatttaatgcgacgtgccggagaaacactccgTGTCGCATTTGAGGCGATttaaacctgtaattgaacatttccgatgacagtagtacagtgtcgactttcaatgtggggtcataatttggaccccgaactctatgttgcgacaaaaatgtcgcattacagatccatccaattagctcaatgtcgagctaaatataaattactgtactttcaatctagaagcaatttaagaattgatgaaaattgaataatcaggaaagtccccaactatcaataagctcagaacaactgccaaattcacatactcatcatatcctggcaaacaaattataaaaaaaatcaatttgtgttttattattattttggatattattttagaatgcattgaactgtatttcgtaaactcttttttgaaaggtttaatggctctgataagcgccgtgttttatggaatggttccaatttagaaaacttagtactcgtggttttaaaaaaaccatttcgaacgccctcgatgccgccttgttctggatttgccaccaaagcagattgtatacagaacaaacttttttttctgctaccagctgtcgttttgcgattgcgtttgccactcgccactcgctgcaactgcctgttgtcttgatgtccaccgaaccgaatgtgttctgttctgaatgcgggttttcttatcgtcgtgagcagctttgccagccaactcgatcacttcggcggccgaaactttataacgccggctaggtggagtggtgcactgatactaacgcgctcggcctagctacccttgcggagcaattggcgaattcaCCTACGGGGAATCGCAggccaacacggttcgagcgggattttgcttttcccttcacttttcctcctttgtcatgtcctgacatggctgcttgtgttggtgtgttgatgtgatgtgatgcgaaacgatgtggt from Toxorhynchites rutilus septentrionalis strain SRP chromosome 3, ASM2978413v1, whole genome shotgun sequence encodes:
- the LOC129779225 gene encoding uncharacterized protein LOC129779225 — protein: MSRSAYKDDGDKIRSKEVVFAVDLQKVIQLPRLEGMKSIVFTQRLLAYNETFAPVHNYSKAFPVIACVWDESTSGRSAGDITSCFDKVVDWCCSNGLEKVTFWLDNCSNQNKNWNLFLYLTLLLNAKETTVKQLTLKFFESGHTFMAADSFHAAVEKAMRNGEPVCTFPEFKRVVQKAKSNVVVEDMSVNDFFEMKMTVSQYTLTNCKPRPYIENIRKIIFEKGSYEMNYSSAVNDSEKMHSCCIMSKKQMKIVIHKDFNLANILTRRKDPAGITTDRKKALLNAILPVIKEEQKLFWNNLPEQ
- the LOC129774385 gene encoding uncharacterized protein LOC129774385 codes for the protein MEATWQRLITEFRGRADLHGEALRHIETMVLRGQPTGNIDRNLVEKYTEAQNATQVMNVIAYATGLVAPEALEASDAALTGQELFLIPEKYRKWLEGVVGQMPCYRFLLLPLTFAIKSNDQWRIHSTLVIKTRNRGDDIHYIDMMGRVYLRFSQFLEENKFPFAVLCFPAEGVIDFDERNEIIVSYKVVGFKNTLLTAADVLVTTFGFLGGFLMPFKAVNMATGIYFTGRSLTELCDAARHGTSLNPFKNPEAALNWFQVAANICSIAVIGVQSWFLLDEVCSALKLSRYVNPVGTAARIYFAQANWEDMALGEQISLCCSLCFLYREVITLDNGRLLLREAQIAGLCNTFRRYVQGTFNLERFRLLFTNSVAALQAALQISLEIAKANISVQLAEDFITISFFGHQFQFANILGMDRDDIIKLIQTVHALGSNMSDL